Proteins from a single region of Platichthys flesus chromosome 16, fPlaFle2.1, whole genome shotgun sequence:
- the srl gene encoding sarcalumenin isoform X1: protein MKGTVSICCLLSLLLLQATAEEEDAASVLRDKSHIDETLRLSTEEKAGDYAAALERLRKIYHTAIKPMEQAYKYNELRQHEISAYPGRTLSESATDGEITSKPLVLFLGPWSVGKSSMINYLLGLNDSPYQLYTGAEPTTSEFTVIMHGEKIRSVEGIVMAADSSRSFSPLEKFGQNFLEKLIGIEMPHKLLERVTFVDTPGIIENRKQQERGYPFNDVCQWFIDRADLIFVVFDPTKLDVGLELEMLFRQLKGRESQIRIILNKADNLATQDLMRVYGALFWSLAPLINVTEPPRVYVSSFWPYDYAADTSRELFKREEISLLEDLNQVIENRIENKIAFIRQHGIRVRIHALLVDRYVQTFKEKMSYFSDPELVFKEIVDDPDKFYIFKSILAKTNVSKFDLPNRDAYRDFFGVNPITNFKPLTAQCSYIGGCLLDKIEKAITNELPALLSSINSGKQPGLSSCETTGCGEKPKNRYRKN, encoded by the exons aagaagaagatgccGCCTCTGTTCTCAGAGACAAATCTCACATCGACGAGACTTTGCGGCTTTCAACTGAGGAAAAGGCAGGAGACTATGCAG CGGCTCTGGAGAGGTTGCGGAAGATCTACCACACGGCCATCAAGCCGATGGAGCAGGCCTACAAGTACAACGAGCTGAGGCAGCACGAGATCTCAG CCTACCCCGGACGAACCCTGAGTGAATCAGCCACAG ATGGAGAGATTACCTCCAAACCCTTGGTGCTCTTCCTGGGACCCTGGAGCGTAGGAAAGTCCTCCATGATTAATTACCTCCTGGGCTTGAACGACAGCCCCTATCAGCTCTACACAG gagCTGAGCCTACTACCTCTGAGTTCACTGTCATCATGCATGGGGAGAAGATCCGCTCTGTTGAGGGTATTGTGATGGCAGCCGACAGCTCTCGCTCTTTCTCGCCCCTGGAGAAATTTGGCCAAAACTTCCTGGAAAAGCTGATCGGCATTGAGATGCCCCACAAGCTGCTGGAGCGTGTGACTTTTGTGGACACGCCGGGAATCATTGAGAACCgcaagcagcaggagagag GCTATCCCTTCAATGATGTTTGCCAGTGGTTCATTGACCGCGCTGACCTGATCTTCGTCGTGTTTGACCCCACCAAGCTGGACGTGGGCCTGGAGCTGGAGATGCTCTTCCGTCAGTTGAAGGGTCGTGAGTCCCAGATCCGCATCATCCTAAACAAGGCTGACAACCTGGCCACCCAGGACTTAATGAGAGTCTACGGAGCACTCTTTTGGAGCTTGGCTCCCCTCATCAATGTGACGGAGCCCCCCCGTGTCTACGTCAGCTCCTTTTGGCCATATGACTACGCAGCTGACACCAGTCGCGAGCTCTTCAAGCGAGAGGAAATCTCCCTCCTGGAAGATTTGAACCAGGTGATTGAAAACCGCATTGAGAACAAGATTGCCTTCATCCGCCAGCATGGCATCCGTGTGCGCATCCATGCCCTGCTGGTGGACCGCTATGTCCAGACCTTCAAAGAGAAGATGAGCTACTTCAGCGACCCTGAACTTGTGTTCAAGGAGATTGTGGACGACCCGGACAAGTTCTACATCTTCAAATCCATTCTAGCCAAGACCAACGTCAGCAAGTTTGACCTGCCCAACCGTGACGCTTACCGCGACTTCTTTGGCGTCAACCCAATCACCAACTTCAAACCCTTGACGGCTCAGTGCTCCTACATAGGAGGCTGCCTGCTGGACAAGATTGAGAAGGCCATCACCAATGAGCTGCCCGCTCTTCTGAGCAGCATTAACTCTGGCAAACAGCCCGGCCTGTCCTCCTGCGAGACAACCGGCTGTGGTGAGAAGCCAAAGAACCGCTACCGGAAGAACTGA
- the srl gene encoding sarcalumenin isoform X2: protein MKGTVSICCLLSLLLLQATAEEEDAASVLRDKSHIDETLRLSTEEKAGDYAAALERLRKIYHTAIKPMEQAYKYNELRQHEISDGEITSKPLVLFLGPWSVGKSSMINYLLGLNDSPYQLYTGAEPTTSEFTVIMHGEKIRSVEGIVMAADSSRSFSPLEKFGQNFLEKLIGIEMPHKLLERVTFVDTPGIIENRKQQERGYPFNDVCQWFIDRADLIFVVFDPTKLDVGLELEMLFRQLKGRESQIRIILNKADNLATQDLMRVYGALFWSLAPLINVTEPPRVYVSSFWPYDYAADTSRELFKREEISLLEDLNQVIENRIENKIAFIRQHGIRVRIHALLVDRYVQTFKEKMSYFSDPELVFKEIVDDPDKFYIFKSILAKTNVSKFDLPNRDAYRDFFGVNPITNFKPLTAQCSYIGGCLLDKIEKAITNELPALLSSINSGKQPGLSSCETTGCGEKPKNRYRKN from the exons aagaagaagatgccGCCTCTGTTCTCAGAGACAAATCTCACATCGACGAGACTTTGCGGCTTTCAACTGAGGAAAAGGCAGGAGACTATGCAG CGGCTCTGGAGAGGTTGCGGAAGATCTACCACACGGCCATCAAGCCGATGGAGCAGGCCTACAAGTACAACGAGCTGAGGCAGCACGAGATCTCAG ATGGAGAGATTACCTCCAAACCCTTGGTGCTCTTCCTGGGACCCTGGAGCGTAGGAAAGTCCTCCATGATTAATTACCTCCTGGGCTTGAACGACAGCCCCTATCAGCTCTACACAG gagCTGAGCCTACTACCTCTGAGTTCACTGTCATCATGCATGGGGAGAAGATCCGCTCTGTTGAGGGTATTGTGATGGCAGCCGACAGCTCTCGCTCTTTCTCGCCCCTGGAGAAATTTGGCCAAAACTTCCTGGAAAAGCTGATCGGCATTGAGATGCCCCACAAGCTGCTGGAGCGTGTGACTTTTGTGGACACGCCGGGAATCATTGAGAACCgcaagcagcaggagagag GCTATCCCTTCAATGATGTTTGCCAGTGGTTCATTGACCGCGCTGACCTGATCTTCGTCGTGTTTGACCCCACCAAGCTGGACGTGGGCCTGGAGCTGGAGATGCTCTTCCGTCAGTTGAAGGGTCGTGAGTCCCAGATCCGCATCATCCTAAACAAGGCTGACAACCTGGCCACCCAGGACTTAATGAGAGTCTACGGAGCACTCTTTTGGAGCTTGGCTCCCCTCATCAATGTGACGGAGCCCCCCCGTGTCTACGTCAGCTCCTTTTGGCCATATGACTACGCAGCTGACACCAGTCGCGAGCTCTTCAAGCGAGAGGAAATCTCCCTCCTGGAAGATTTGAACCAGGTGATTGAAAACCGCATTGAGAACAAGATTGCCTTCATCCGCCAGCATGGCATCCGTGTGCGCATCCATGCCCTGCTGGTGGACCGCTATGTCCAGACCTTCAAAGAGAAGATGAGCTACTTCAGCGACCCTGAACTTGTGTTCAAGGAGATTGTGGACGACCCGGACAAGTTCTACATCTTCAAATCCATTCTAGCCAAGACCAACGTCAGCAAGTTTGACCTGCCCAACCGTGACGCTTACCGCGACTTCTTTGGCGTCAACCCAATCACCAACTTCAAACCCTTGACGGCTCAGTGCTCCTACATAGGAGGCTGCCTGCTGGACAAGATTGAGAAGGCCATCACCAATGAGCTGCCCGCTCTTCTGAGCAGCATTAACTCTGGCAAACAGCCCGGCCTGTCCTCCTGCGAGACAACCGGCTGTGGTGAGAAGCCAAAGAACCGCTACCGGAAGAACTGA